One region of Elstera cyanobacteriorum genomic DNA includes:
- a CDS encoding zeta toxin family protein, with product MRPRVLMIAGPNGAGKTTFARAFLPNEADCPRFINADLIAAGLSPFAPEKVALRAGRLMLEEIDRAFAAREDFAIETTLSGLGYLKQIAAWRAAGYRVSLYFLSLPTADQAVARVRLRIHQGGHSIPEDVIRRRFDAGLRNLFDHYRFAVDGWALYDNDGDVPIPLDGGGEL from the coding sequence ATGCGGCCCCGGGTTCTGATGATCGCGGGGCCGAACGGCGCGGGCAAAACCACTTTCGCCCGCGCGTTTCTGCCGAACGAAGCCGACTGCCCGCGCTTCATTAACGCCGATTTAATCGCGGCGGGCCTGTCGCCCTTTGCCCCGGAAAAGGTGGCCTTGCGGGCGGGGCGGCTCATGCTGGAAGAAATCGACCGGGCTTTTGCGGCACGGGAGGATTTTGCGATTGAAACCACCCTGTCGGGGCTGGGGTATCTCAAGCAGATCGCAGCGTGGCGGGCGGCGGGGTATCGGGTGAGCTTGTATTTTCTCTCCCTCCCGACCGCCGACCAAGCAGTCGCGCGCGTTCGCCTGCGCATTCATCAAGGCGGGCATTCGATCCCGGAAGATGTGATCCGTAGGCGCTTCGACGCGGGCCTTCGAAATCTTTTCGACCATTACCGTTTTGCCGTCGATGGCTGGGCGCTATATGATAACGATGGTGACGTGCCGATCCCTTTAGATGGCGGAGGCGAGTTATGA
- a CDS encoding NAD+ synthase: MTDRLTLALAQVNPHVGDLAGNAALIRATRAEAAKTGVDLVVFGELTLCGYPPEDLVLRPQFLADCRALLEELAAETADGGSALLVGVPLDQGGYPCNCVALLDGGKIAAIRVKHDLPNYGVFDEKRVFAPGPIPGPILFRGVKLGVPICEDMWTPDVCEALAEMGAEILIVPNGSPFEDGKADERLSLAVARIGETALPLVYVNQVGGQDEMVFDGASFAVDADCKTVLTLPAFQSALGRLTLTRGADGRIALSSDQPPAPALGREEALYTAMVVALRDYVNKNRFPGVILGLSGGIDSALAAAIAVDGLGAGRVTAVMMPSPYTSQESLDDAAGVAMRLGITLHSVTIGPAMAAFGEMLAPLTQGRAADTTEENIQSRARGVTLMALSNKLGAMVLSTGNKSEMAVGYATLYGDMCGGYAVLKDLYKTDVFAVSRWRNHTAPAGALGPMIGSETLVMPETVITKPPTAELKPNQTDQDTLPPYDVLDAILTGIIEDQKSRAELVAAGFDEALVTRVWGMLDRAEYKRRQAAPGVKLTRRSFGRERRYPITNGYRGG; the protein is encoded by the coding sequence ATGACGGATCGGCTGACGCTCGCGCTGGCGCAGGTCAACCCCCATGTCGGCGATCTGGCGGGCAATGCCGCGCTGATCCGTGCCACCCGGGCGGAGGCTGCGAAAACCGGCGTCGATCTCGTCGTCTTCGGCGAACTCACCCTGTGCGGCTATCCGCCGGAAGATTTGGTGCTGCGCCCGCAATTCCTGGCCGACTGCCGGGCCTTGCTGGAGGAACTCGCTGCCGAAACCGCCGATGGCGGCTCGGCGCTGCTGGTCGGCGTGCCGCTCGATCAGGGCGGCTATCCGTGCAACTGCGTCGCCCTGCTCGACGGTGGCAAAATCGCCGCGATCCGCGTGAAGCATGATCTACCGAACTATGGTGTGTTCGACGAAAAGCGCGTCTTCGCCCCCGGCCCGATCCCCGGCCCCATCCTGTTTCGCGGCGTGAAGCTGGGCGTGCCGATCTGCGAAGATATGTGGACGCCGGACGTCTGCGAAGCCTTGGCGGAAATGGGGGCGGAAATCCTCATCGTCCCCAACGGCTCCCCCTTCGAAGACGGTAAGGCCGACGAGCGCCTGTCCCTCGCCGTCGCCCGCATCGGCGAAACCGCGCTGCCGCTGGTCTATGTCAATCAGGTGGGCGGGCAGGACGAAATGGTCTTCGATGGCGCGTCCTTCGCCGTCGATGCTGATTGTAAAACCGTGCTGACCCTCCCCGCCTTTCAATCGGCGCTGGGACGGCTGACACTTACGCGCGGGGCGGACGGGCGGATTGCGCTATCGTCCGACCAGCCCCCCGCCCCGGCGCTGGGACGGGAAGAAGCGCTCTATACCGCGATGGTCGTGGCCTTGCGCGACTATGTGAATAAGAACCGCTTTCCCGGCGTTATCCTAGGCCTGTCGGGCGGGATCGATTCGGCGCTGGCCGCCGCGATTGCCGTCGATGGGTTGGGCGCGGGCCGGGTGACCGCCGTGATGATGCCCTCCCCCTATACCTCGCAGGAAAGCCTGGATGATGCGGCGGGCGTGGCGATGCGCCTGGGGATTACCCTACACTCGGTGACCATCGGCCCGGCGATGGCCGCCTTCGGCGAGATGCTGGCACCGCTCACCCAGGGGCGGGCGGCGGATACGACCGAAGAAAACATCCAGTCGCGCGCGCGCGGCGTTACCCTCATGGCGCTCAGCAATAAGCTGGGGGCAATGGTGCTTTCCACCGGCAATAAGTCGGAAATGGCGGTCGGCTATGCCACGCTCTACGGCGATATGTGCGGCGGTTATGCGGTGCTGAAAGACCTGTATAAGACCGATGTTTTCGCCGTCTCGCGCTGGCGCAACCACACCGCCCCGGCGGGCGCCCTGGGGCCGATGATTGGATCGGAGACGCTGGTGATGCCGGAAACCGTTATCACCAAGCCCCCGACCGCCGAACTGAAGCCCAACCAGACCGATCAAGATACGCTGCCGCCCTATGACGTGCTGGACGCCATTCTGACCGGGATTATCGAAGACCAAAAATCCCGCGCCGAGCTGGTAGCCGCAGGGTTCGACGAAGCCCTCGTCACCCGCGTTTGGGGGATGCTCGACCGCGCCGAATATAAGCGCCGCCAAGCCGCGCCGGGGGTAAAACTCACCCGCCGCAGCTTCGGGCGCGAGCGGCGGTATCCGATCACCAACGGCTATCGGGGCGGGTAA